A genomic window from Triticum urartu cultivar G1812 chromosome 7, Tu2.1, whole genome shotgun sequence includes:
- the LOC125524425 gene encoding homeobox protein BEL1 homolog has product MMASHEPHHHLLGFSSSSPVTPNPAAMAMAFDHHGVFAPLHEDMPPRFGGADDRSWLPQSSTLSLYDTAGQHELQPFTVAPPSMMPMQQPPFRLNSSRYLGPARELLSEFCNLEGDAMNGGAMMRAPKQDGEVEASSPACGPWGANPSVSSMDYMALERRKARLLSMIEEVDRCYWRYREKMRATEMSFEAVAGVGAAQVYTKMAMRAMSRHFRCLRDALVGQIRTLKKSMGESRDADGMLVAPGASKGDTPRLRVVDQCLRRQRAFQQYGGGAAIESCPWRPQRGLPERAVAVLRSWLFEHFLHPYPNDVDKHILARQSGLSRSQVSNWFINARVRLWKPMIEEMYAEETIQHDDGGTSSGRGEPAPTDHHNNNLAACTTVTITGDQNCHRLSGRNNPGDCFIPSSLVVDGGKFLHGYPSLRSDSGSGVVSLTLGLQQQQAFASPAMIMQQQSSLMIGAEGEDMVLPYRNLMGSELLHDFVG; this is encoded by the exons ATGATGGCGTCCCATGAACCCCACCACCACCTCCTTGGcttctcctcctcgtcgccggtgACTCCTAACCCTGCCGCCATGGCCATGGCCTTCGACCACCACGGCGTCTTCGCCCCACTCCACGAGGACATGCCTCCGCGATTCGGAGGTGCCGATGACAGGTCATGGCTGCCGCAATCGTCGACGCTCTCTCTCTACGACACGGCCGGCCAGCATGAGCTGCAACCTTTCACGGTGGCGCCGCCGTCCATGATGCCCATGCAGCAGCCGCCCTTCCGGTTAAATAGCTCCAGGTACCTGGGCCCCGCGAGGGAGCTGCTCAGTGAGTTCTGCAACCTCGAAGGTGATGCCATGAACGGCGGCGCGATGATGCGAGCTCCGAAGCAGGACGGTGAAGTGGAGGCGTCGTCACCGGCATGTGGCCCATGGGGCGCCAACCCGTCTGTGAGCTCCATGGATTACATGGCGCTCGAGAGGAGGAAGGCCAGGCTCCTGTCCATGATTGAGGAG GTGGACAGGTGCTACTGGCGATACCGTGAGAAAATGCGGGCGACAGAGATGTCATTCGAGGCTGTGGCCGGCGTGGGGGCAGCACAAGTGTACACGAAGATGGCGATGCGTGCCATGTCACGCCACTTCCGGTGCCTGAGGGATGCGCTCGTGGGGCAGATACGAACTTTGAAGAAGTCAATGGGGGAGAGCAGGGATGCCGACGGCATGTTGGTAGCACCGGGTGCATCAAAAGGGGACACGCCGAGGCTAAGGGTTGTGGACCAATGCCTGAGGCGGCAAAGGGCGTTCCAGCAATATGGTGGTGGTGCCGCCATTGAGAGCTGTCCGTGGCGGCCCCAGCGTGGCTTGCCAGAGCGCGCCGTCGCCGTCCTCCGCTCGTGGCTCTTCGAGCACTTCCTCCACCC GTATCCGAATGACGTAGACAAGCACATTCTGGCGCGCCAATCCGGGTTATCAAGAAGCCAG GTTTCCAACTGGTTCATCAATGCAAGGGTTAGGCTATGGAAGCCCATGATAGAGGAGATGTACGCGGAAGAAACCATACAACATGACGACGGTGGCACTAGCAGTGGCAGAGGCGAACCTGCTCCCACGGATCATCACAACAACAACTTGGCAGCATGCACGACGGTTACGATAACAGGAGATCAAAATTGCCATCGCCTTAGCGGCAGAAACAACCCTGGTGACTGCTTCATCCCATCCTCCCTGGTTGTGGACGGCGGGAAATTTCTCCATGGCTACCCAAGTTTGCGCAGTGATAGCGGCAGCGGCGTGGTGTCGCTTACCTTGGGACTCCAGCAGCAACAGGCGTTTGCTTCACCGGCGATGATCATGCAACAACAATCGTCGCTCATGATTGGAGCTGAGGGGGAAGACATGGTGCTACCGTACAGGAACCTCATGGGGTCTGAGCTGCTGCATGATTTCGTAGGCTAG